The following coding sequences lie in one Cannabis sativa cultivar Pink pepper isolate KNU-18-1 chromosome 5, ASM2916894v1, whole genome shotgun sequence genomic window:
- the LOC133037916 gene encoding uncharacterized protein LOC133037916 produces MGRWFCDCKPPLEVAIRTSRTMKNPGRRFKCCPIHKRNGGCDFFEWVDREMFRNCGGGCCIHGDWSGHEVSMGYCSVHQQRTAPCSHGVCTNGDVATHCSSHHSHAPLEDYNESTSAFERGKDHYWIWFLGCVVIVVLYVMLF; encoded by the exons ATGGGACGGTGGTTTTGCGATTGTAAACCACCATTGGAAGTTGCGATTCGCACCTCTAGGACGATGAAGAATCCTGGGAGAAGGTTCAAGTGCTGCCCAATCCATAAG AGGAATGGTGGGTGCGATTTTTTCGAGTGGGTTGACAGGGAGATGTTTCGAAATTGTGGAGGTGGATGTTGTATCCATGGAGATTGGAGTGGGCATGAAGTTTCGATGGGGTACTGTTCTGTGCATCAACAAAGAACAGCCCCTTGCAGCCATGGAGTTTGTACAAATGGAGATGTTGCTACTCATTGTAGTAGTCATCACAGTCATGCACCTTTGGAAGATTATAATGAAAGCACATCTGCATTTGAAAGGGGAAAAGATCATTATTGGATTTGGTTTTTAGGTTGTGTAGTTATAGTTGTACTCTATGTAATGTTGTTCTGA
- the LOC133038354 gene encoding uncharacterized protein LOC133038354, with protein MVSNTKFSRVSKWTFYRAKSITLEMLEGSVADQYAILDDYCKQILLTNPGSTAKIQTKLEGDQRVFERVYICLKACKDGFRNGCRPLICLDGTFLKGYCKGLLLVAVGIDPENAIYPIAYAICEKETTDSWTWFCELLNQDLDNERTDLYTLMSDKQKGLENAVGRVFTGSAVRHCVRHLHSNFKDHPGLLMKQMLWAATRATNIPEFERKMVEIKEVNQAAYNWLAAKPPTEWIGLFLRRFQKKRESVKKWKEEYGRNIWKIMEQNKKIASNCLVTQSTEVIFQVDCPGTVSYAVNLIEKTCSCRRYQLSGIPCGHALATIWQVGHQVKDYVSHFY; from the exons ATGGTGTCAAACACTAAATTTTCCAGGGTCAGTAAATGGACTTTTTACAGGGCTAAGAGCATTACCTTAGAGATGTTGGAAGGATCTGTGGCTGACCAGTATGCAATTCTGGATGACTATTGCAAGCAAATACTGCTAACCAATCCTGGTAGTACTGCCAAGATCCAGACTAAGTTGGAAGGTGATCAAAGGGTGTTTGAAAGGGTGTACATTTGCTTAAAAGCTTGCAAGGATGGGTTCAGAAATGGGTGTAGGCCTCTGATTTGTCTAGATGGAACATTCTTGAAAGGATATTGCAAGGGTTTGTTGTTAGTTGCTGTTGGGATAGATCCTGAGAATGCCATCTACCCTATTGCCTATGCTATATGTGAGAAGGAAACAACTGATTCCTGGACTTGGTTTTGTGAACTGCTAAACCAAGATCTAGACAATGAGAGGACAGATTTGTACACACTAATGAGTGACAAGCAGAAAGGTTTGGAGAATGCTGTTGGGAGGGTTTTCACTGGTTCAGCTGTTAGGCATTGTGTGAGGCACCTTCATTCCAATTTTAAGGACCATCCTGGTTTGTTGATGAAGCAGATGTTGTGGGCAGCTACTAGAGCAACCAATATACCAGAGTTTGAGAGGAAAATGGTAGAAATCAAGGAAGTTAATCAGGCTGCATACAATTGGTTAGCTGCTAAGCCACCAACAGAGTGGATAGGCCTATTTCTCAGAAG gtttcaaaagaaaagagagagtgtgAAGAAATGGAAAGAGGAATATGGGAGAAACATATGGAAAATCATGGAGCAAAACAAGAAAATTGCTTCAAATTGTCTAGTAACACAGTCAACAGAAGTAATTTTCCAAGTGGACTGTCCTGGTACAGTTAGCTATGCTGTGAACTTAATTGAAAAAACCTGCAGCTGCAGAAGGTACCAACTTAGTGGAATACCATGTGGTCATGCATTAGCAACCATATGGCAAGTAGGGCATCAAGTGAAAGATTATGTCTCACACTTTTACTAG